One segment of Haliotis asinina isolate JCU_RB_2024 chromosome 12, JCU_Hal_asi_v2, whole genome shotgun sequence DNA contains the following:
- the LOC137257820 gene encoding uncharacterized protein: METAATVWAILMMLPKYVVPGQLNTASYNNWADPYGLNIIGHWSVKVELKGCKNIQFGLWGPTKSQSNGYNIDLNKETGGQYFSAVRKKCSGCSGTPQGEVNQGGSYFTCDSTFHPYWLSWDQCTIKMGRGTVIGGQQVLSWQDPDIIEIKYITVGASDGSNVVSMRFDATTDDLTVNTVQTCGEPTCAAQSRPVVSAGFHPFVFHLSGDGKMISDAGHVIFSGAGMTKKECNHKCLCTAACIGFSISTTGTCKLTDKCIPTLANEAGSSVYTLKSFRSA, from the exons ATGGAAACAGCAGCAACAGTATGGGCCATTCTCATGATGCTTCCGAAATACGTGGTTCCAG GTCAGCTGAACACGGCATCTTACAACAATTGGGCTGACCCCTACGGCCTCAACATCATCGGTCACTGGTCAGTAAAGGTTGAACTGAAAGGATGTAAGAACATACAGTTTGGTCTATGGGGTCCAACCAAGTCACAGTCCAATGGCTACAACATCGACTTGAATAAAGAAACCGGGGGTCAGTATTTCTCGGCCGTCAGGAAAAAATGTTCTGGTTGCTCAGGGACTCCACAGGGTGAAGTGAATCAGGGCGGTTCTTACTTTACGTGCGACTCGACCTTTCACCCCTACTGGCTTAGCTGGGACCAGTGCACCATCAAGATGGGCAGAGGGACAGTTATCGGTGGCCAGCAGGTGCTCAGTTGGCAGGACCCGGATATCATTGAGATCAAGTACATCACTGTCGGGGCCTCAGACGGATCAAATGTCGTGTCCATGCGTTTTG ACGCTACAACCGATGATCTGACGGTGAACACTGTCCAGACCTGTG GGGAGCCTACCTGTGCTGCTCAGAGTCGACCTGTAGTGTCCGCAGGGTTCCATCCGTTTGTGTTTCATTTGTCTGGTGACGGGAAGATGATCAGCGATGCTGGACATGTCATCTTCAGTGGAGCAGGGATGACGAAGAAGGAGTGCAACCACAAGTGTCTCTGCACCGCTGCATGCATTGGGTTCAGCATCTCCACAACGGGCACCTGCAAACTGACCGACAAGTGCATTCCCACACTTGCAAATGAAGCCGGCTCCAGTGTCTACACCCTCAAATCCTTTAGAAGTGCATAA